tCTTGCCTCTGCTCTAGGCGGCCTTAGCAAGCTGGTCCCTTTTTAGTCTTagctacaatatggggataatgtaCTTATTCAGCTTATAGGGTTATTGTAAGGGCTACATCTAGATTAAACATGTGGTATGCTCTGTACAATCAACAAATGCTAAATCACTATTCTTCCTGTCCTCACTCTCCCTTGTGCTGCTTTCCCAGACTATCCTCCCAGGACATTTTACTAGTAAAATTCTAAAATAAATATCATTATTATCCTTTAGTCTTAAATAAGACAGTAAATCATTTTGTTTTATCACCTTGAGATTAATTTGTTGTTTAAACTGATATCCTGTTCTTTCCATGGAAGCTTAAGAGTACCTTACTCAGTACTCAAGCTGCTTTCCTGCTATTTCCTCCTACGTGAGCCAAGAACTCACATGTACAGAAGGCACTGATGCTCATGAACATGCCATAGTACAATAGCAAAGGTCCTGTGGTTAGAAGGCATATGAATCCTCATGGGCTCTGTGTGAAGGTACAGACATACCTttaatcactttgctctttcaacggCTTTTGATTACAACTACATTTCAAAgttcatccacatgctttcctctttcatctgatttcatccaaaCTTCCATGATGTTACTTGATAagtttacaggttgagcctacttatccatggatcttGTATCTgctgatctggctcaatgtgggtcccccagACCTGCTCCAAGCCAGGTTttcccaacctgaagcctccaaaggcaacttagaaagctttctgaggcctgctgaggcttccatgggcctcagaagagcctccggaggagACCGAAGTACAGCTGTACAAAAACCTTCAGAGGCTTTAAGGGGTGCCTAACCACAGATTTTTTATTAGCAGTTTTTTTACATCTGTGGGGGGCTGGCCTccgcagataccaaggcaccaccagtatttttctttcatttctgttttggTTTCTCACACATCTGCATGTGTTATAGTTAGTCATTTTGGTCActgtaaaatgtaaataaatctgcaagctaaataaggctatgctttgacattcaacCATtgttgactttcatccatgctctggtccctaactagGTGAAAGCGCAAGATATTGCTGTATCTTGATGGGACAGGGTCAAAACAGAGAGATATTTCCACCTCATTCCAGTGCTTACCTGCCTGCTAAAAGGGCTAGGGTGCTATAACCTTGTCTGAAATGATTCCTCCTAAAATCCTGGGCTTAAAATTTACACTTGGCCAAGCTGATGAGGATTTTTAAATGACTTAAAATGTTTATTCAATAATGCatcaatcctaagcatatttacatGTGTATTACAACTAAGAGTCTTATAGTACTATAGCCTACATGGCACCTTATTTCatcataagctttcatggactacagtccacttcatcagatgcttgAAGTGAAATCTTCACTAGTAAACTAttctcttattaaaaaaaaacctaagtGAATTTGCAAAAGGAAATACAACAAAACTTAATAACAAGCTTAACTTGCACAACCAATGCTAAAAAATGCATCACAATGCTAAATAGCTATGTAGTGACATAAGAAGCCCCCCCACCTTCTGTTCAGACCTCCTCCTGTGATGGTGTTAAATTTCATCATAAATTCTAATTCAGCTTTTTCTCAATCTATTCTTTTAAGTGTTTCTGTGGGAGGAGGGTTGCCTTAAGTGCTATAGTAGAATGGCCTGGGAAACTGAAATGTTCCCTCACTGGTTTGTGGATGGTGCCATTCTTGATGCCAAGTTTGTTttcatagggcaggaggtctgatctagagggtagagcctccgtctgcctgaagataacatccacaaggtcgccagttcgaggccaccggcaccgtgcgaccttggagcagctgacaagctgaagccgagcaattccatctgctctgagcatgggaggatggaggccagaatgtgaagccagattggaattgaaacaccttgaatgtagtggttcttgaaagaaagaaccttctttgaaattgtaaaaatccctatttaataagggatttaataaagcctgcctatgtaaaccgccttgaataaagtcttgaataaagaccaagaaaggcggtatataaatacctgttattattattattattattattattattattaatgttttgCATAGGGGCTGACCTACTTGTTCTGCATAGGCACTGTTGGAAGATAATTCTGGATGCGAGTGCATgtatacatgcacacatacacatctGTACATTAAAGGATGAGGGAGTGAATGAGCCCTTAACAGAATGCCCTTGCTGGCATTAATGGGTCCTGTAATGGTGTTTCTTGATATGGGGTCAGAGTTGGCTAAGTGGCTTGTAGCAGGATTTGTTTGTTTCTCTATTGCAGGGGTCTCAAAACATTTCgaccgaagggccgcatcaaatagctggcacagtgttgagggccggaaaaaaatgtaaaaaataaatacattagagatggaacttagatgaatgagtaaatgaatgaatgggctcaaatgcccatgatttctccaagcaccaacacaacccaagaaataaagcacacacttaaatggacacccattcccccaccctgcaagcacaactctggttgtgtttgatcaactggccagaggctctcagtagatcagaggctggctgcaggctggccacatttggcccctgggctggggtttggagacccctgctcttttGTGTCGTTTGCCTTTGCTTGTGAGCAGTCTTAAGAGTAAGGGGGATGACTATGCAAATATGTTAGATTTTAGGGTGCCACAACATTCTCTGTTGTTCTTACTGTTACAAACAGCTGCTGTTCAGCCTCTGGAAGTTGTTACCAAGGAACAAGTCTATTAGAAATTACAATTAAAATCTTGTGGAGAATCACTGGACTGTTGAATCCTGACTCTGTTTTATGAATAATTGTATCTTATAGCTTTTGgccaaaaagagagaggaaactTGGTTCCATTATGACCTAAATAAGAGTGTTATGTttaaacaagacaaaaaaaatagCATTAGATTTTACCAAAATGTAAAACAATCATTAATGGGTCTGGCAAACTGCCTTCTCAATCAAGTTATTCTTACACTGCCTTCAACAGCCCATgaaacaaatgtgtgtgtgtggggggggggggctgcctgtcTTTTTAACAAATACTTTTGGATTTCAGACCTTGCTGAGTACATGCGCAGGTATGCGAACACACATCACATACCTCTGGAAAAAATGTTCTGAGTGCAGACCTGTGTGACTGACAGGAAAGTGGATTTGATTAACAGGAAGATATAATTTACACCAGGCGGAGACCCATGTGAACTTTTGATAATAGCAGTGTTTCATCCAAGTTTAGTTTGACAGCATGGGGGTGGCGGGACAGAAGGCAGTTATAGGTCACCAAAAATCACATCATGTCAAGCAATTAGCCACATACCATTCATTGTTTAATTATCCTAGCAGAGAACCCAATGTTCTTTCAAGGTTTTCTACTGAACCAAAGCAGCCCCTTCTCTGTAACCTGATAATCAGATTAGGAATTAAGACCAAAATCTTGTGCACAAAGTGTTGAGTGGCCTTTCAGTGAGGCTGAGTGTTATAAAGGTCATTGACAGTCTGCCTCCTCTGGGCACTCCATGCTGCTGAGTATCtgcattctttcttttttttaaaaaaagcaatgttGGGGCAGAGTTGACCTGGGGAGAGCTCGGCCCACACTACAGGATACCAAGGTTGCCAAGGACCCTAACACAGAACATCATAGTGTGAGGCAAGGTGTGGTGGTATCAGATTTTGGTGCCATTAAggagaattaggctgcaatcctgggcacatttacctggcagtaagcctcactgactacagtagGACTTAATTACCAAGTAAACACAGAGCCAAGCTGTTGGAGATGCTGATGGATTGagccctgtgggccagatctgttCAAGTTCTCCTGCTCAGAAACACTCAGCCAAACAGGGCAATTCTTTCCTCTGCAGTTAGCTCAGAGTAACTCCCCAGGAGATAGCGCTCCCTGTTAATCAGCGGAACTTAGTGCCTCTTGAATTTTCCATTTCAGGGGCCAAAATGTCTCCAGCCAGCCCTGGACACTAGTTTGATGGGCATACATGGCTGAGTCCCAGAATTTGCAAAATAAGAATAAAGGAGCAAGTGCCTCTGACAATGTGCAGAGCACATTTCTTTCACATGAGGTGACAGCCCAACATTTAGAGCTTTCAGAGCTTGCAAAGCCCCAAGGACTATTTTCCTGGCACTTTGTTTCAGAAACAGCACCTAAATCTGATACCtggacagaggaggaagcatctttGGGACAGGATTATCACCTGAGATGGGCACAGAGTGGTGGGGGTAGGGGAGAGATGCTTCTTTCCACATTTGGTGGTGCTGGGGATGGCTTAGGgtacaagcctatccacactttcctgggagtaagctccactgactataatgggatttacttctgagtaggcaggcataggattgggctctggggctgcaatcctacccacactttcctgggagtaagctccattgactataacgggacttacttccgagcaggcagacacaggagtgggctcttacCTGCTTGCGGAGCGCCTCGAAGGCTGCGCTGATGGTGTGCACTCGGGTCCTCTCGCGGGCATTGGCCAGCAGCCGCCTGGTCTGCTGGATGGCTTTGATCTCCGAGGAGACGCCGGCAGCCTCCCCCAGCCGTTTCCGAGGCGATGGGGAGGAATCGGGGTTGCTGGTGTAGATCAAGTGGGAAACGGGCGAGTAGGACATTTCCTGCTGATCCCCCACGAGCCTGGGCTGCAGGCTGGGGTCCGGGAagccctgcccgcctgccccgtTCAGACCTGCCGCCCGCAGACACGTGTCTTTCCTCGGGGGCGGCTGCTGCTGGGACGCGAGTAGCCCTGCGGGGAAGGCGGGCTTCCTCACGCCCAGGACCTCGCCGAGCCTGCCCTCGGGGGGCTCGGGGGTCGCCGCCGCGGCCGCCGCCCCCGCCTCGCCTCCCGCCCGCGAGCCCCCC
This portion of the Tiliqua scincoides isolate rTilSci1 chromosome 3, rTilSci1.hap2, whole genome shotgun sequence genome encodes:
- the ATOH8 gene encoding transcription factor ATOH8, with the protein product MKNLQLAEEAQRWKRLCLQELGGIKKLRRKGREPAKRGCGSFPEDLRVPRPHVLGGLPGGSRAGGEAGAAAAAATPEPPEGRLGEVLGVRKPAFPAGLLASQQQPPPRKDTCLRAAGLNGAGGQGFPDPSLQPRLVGDQQEMSYSPVSHLIYTSNPDSSPSPRKRLGEAAGVSSEIKAIQQTRRLLANARERTRVHTISAAFEALRKQVPCYSYGQKLSKLAILRIACNYILSLAKLADLDYSADHSNMSFSECVEQCTRTLQAEGRSKKRKE